In Ktedonobacteraceae bacterium, the genomic window GCAGAGAGCAGGAAGTTGCCGAAGCATGTACCTTGCTCCGGCGGCCAACGACCCGCTTGCTCACGCTCACCGGAACTGGCGGCGTGGGCAAGACTCGTTTGGCTCTCGCGGTCGCCCACGAGGTGCAGCAGGGCTTCGCCGATGGGGTCTGCTTTGTCTCGCTGGCCTCCTTGCACGATACGGCTTTTGTCCTTCCCACCATTGCACGGGCGCTTGGCTTGCAAGAGAGCGGAACGAGACCACCCCTCGAGCAGGTGAAAGTGGCTCTCTATGGGCAACACCTGCTGCTCGTACTTGACAACTTCGAGCAGGTGGTGGATGCAGCACCACTCCTGGTAGACCTGCTGGCTGGCTGTCCTCGTTTGAAACTGCTGGTGACGAGCCGAGAGAGGCTGCGCGTGCGAGGCGAACGCGAGTATGTCGTCCAACCGCTCGCCCTGCCCGCTTCTACAGGACTTCTTGAGCGGGAGGCGCTTGTCCGTTATGGAGCAGTGGCCTTGTTTGTCGAGCGGGCACGAGAGATGATTCCCGACGGTGCATTTTCCGCCGGTGATCTTCCCCTCATCGTCGAGATTTGCCGGCGTGTCGATGGCTTGCCGCTTGCCATTGAACTGGCTGCGGCCCGACTGAAAGTGTTCCCCTTGCAGACCCTCCTGGAGCGGCTGGAGCATCGCCTGGCCGTTTTGACCGGCGGACCACGCGATCTGCCTGCCCGGCAGCAGACTATGCGCAACACCATTGCCTGGAGCTATGAGTTACTTCCTGAAGAAGAACAGCACCTCTTTCGACGCCTTTCGGTCTTCGTGGGTGGTTGTACGCTCGAAGCCGTGGAAGCACTTGTGGCACTGCTGGATGGCCGCACACCCACACCTGTGCTGGATGGGATCACCTCGCTGCTCGACAAACATTTGCTCCTTCAGGAGAGGCAAGACGGGCAAGCACCACGCCTGCACCTGCTGGAGACGCTTCGGGAGTATGGTCTGGAGCGCCTCACCGCTTGCGGGGAGCTGGAACAGACCCGCCACGTCCATGTTCAGTATTATGTGCACCTGGCGGAAGAAGCCGAACCGCACTTGCTCGGAGCAGAACAGCAGCGCTGGTTCCACCGGCTGGAGCAGGAGTATGACAACCTGCGCGCCGCTCTCCACTGGTCGGTGGAGCAAGGAGAGGCAGGACACTCTCTGGAGCCGGCGTTGCGCCTGGCAGGCGTGCTTGAGCGCTTCTGGGAGGTCTATGGTTCTCTGAGCGAAGGACGAGTCTGGCTCGAGCGAGTGCTGGCAAACAGCGCAGGGATGAGGACCTCAGTACGGGCTAAAGTCCTCAATAATGCCGGGTGGTTGGCTCACTGGCAAGGCGACCTTGAGCGGGCCCAGCAACTGTGTCAGGAGAGCCTGAGACTGTATCGCGCGCTAGGGGATACGTGCGGCATAGCCTGGTCGCTGTACCGCTCAGGGTTAGTGGCCTACCGGAAGAACGACTACCCGCTGGCCCGCTCCCTGGTTGAAGAGAGCCTCGCGGTCTTTAGAAAGCTAGGCAACCAGGAAGACCTGGCCTACCCACTCCTGGGCCTGGGAATCGTGGCGGTTGGACAGCGCAAGATCGAAGAGGCGCGTCCGCTGCTGGAGGAGAGCCTCACGCTCTTCAGAAAAAGCGGCCACAAGGAAGGGATGGCGTTCGCCTTGCTTTACCTCGGTTATGCCCTCTTCGTACAAAAAGAGGTGACGCCAGCCTCTTCCGCAGCAGAAGAGAGCCTGGCGCTCTTCAGCGAACTGCATCACAAGGAGGGAAGCGCCCAGGCACTTCATCTCCTGAGTCAGGCGTTGCTCTACCAGGGGGAATATTCCAGAGCGCGTTCCCTACTCGAAGAGGCGCTAGGACTCTTCAGGGAGATAGAGGACAAGCACGGCATAGCGACATCGCTGCTGCGTCTAGCTCAGATCTACGCTGTTTCTCAGGGCGACCTCACAACTTCAGGCTTGCTGATAGAGGAGAGCCTGACGCTGGCCCGGGAATTGAACGATCAGGGCCTGCTTGCCTCCTGTCTGGAGGAAGTAGCGAACCTGACTGCGATACAAGGCGTAGGAGAAATCGAGGGAACGATCCTCCAGGTCGCGCCCTCACCCGGGATATCCGGTGAAGCTCTCCTGCGGGCTGTGCAACTATGGGGAGCAGCGGAAGCGCTGCGCGCAGCAATTGGGGGACCGCTTCCGTCCAGTGAGCTTGCTGATCACGAGCATAGAGTCACCGCCGTCCGTGCCCAGCTCGGAGAGCAGGCTTTTGCCCAGGCCTGGGAAGAAGGAAGAAGGATGACCCCGGAACAGGCCCTTGTCGCATGTGGAAACATTCCGCAAGCTTCGCGAGGATTTCTCACTTCGTGAACACACACGTCCTCCTCATCATACCACCATCTCGAATTACCTCTTTAACCAGTCCACAAGAAAGAATCCTCTTATTAAACAGACGATAAGCTCGCGCTGATGTCTCGCTCACAACCCGCAAGCGAGAAACAGCTTGTTAATGAGGTGATAAGTCTCTGCTAAGTTCATACGTGCGTTTTGCCGTATCCTACGCATGTCAAATGACGAGAAAACTGAGTCTATGCAAAGAAGAGGGAGATCATGACCTACTATCGTGTCGCACGGAAAAGCAATCAATCACCTGCCTGGCGCTGGCTCTCAACT contains:
- a CDS encoding tetratricopeptide repeat protein, whose translation is MNKKQQALSSSQRVKTERIPNNRLKAQRLKKNWTQVYVATMIGTSDVEVSRWETGATEPSLYFREKLCELFGTTPEALEFVADGAAQQEERLLRVPSTLPYPLTSLIGREQEVAEACTLLRRPTTRLLTLTGTGGVGKTRLALAVAHEVQQGFADGVCFVSLASLHDTAFVLPTIARALGLQESGTRPPLEQVKVALYGQHLLLVLDNFEQVVDAAPLLVDLLAGCPRLKLLVTSRERLRVRGEREYVVQPLALPASTGLLEREALVRYGAVALFVERAREMIPDGAFSAGDLPLIVEICRRVDGLPLAIELAAARLKVFPLQTLLERLEHRLAVLTGGPRDLPARQQTMRNTIAWSYELLPEEEQHLFRRLSVFVGGCTLEAVEALVALLDGRTPTPVLDGITSLLDKHLLLQERQDGQAPRLHLLETLREYGLERLTACGELEQTRHVHVQYYVHLAEEAEPHLLGAEQQRWFHRLEQEYDNLRAALHWSVEQGEAGHSLEPALRLAGVLERFWEVYGSLSEGRVWLERVLANSAGMRTSVRAKVLNNAGWLAHWQGDLERAQQLCQESLRLYRALGDTCGIAWSLYRSGLVAYRKNDYPLARSLVEESLAVFRKLGNQEDLAYPLLGLGIVAVGQRKIEEARPLLEESLTLFRKSGHKEGMAFALLYLGYALFVQKEVTPASSAAEESLALFSELHHKEGSAQALHLLSQALLYQGEYSRARSLLEEALGLFREIEDKHGIATSLLRLAQIYAVSQGDLTTSGLLIEESLTLARELNDQGLLASCLEEVANLTAIQGVGEIEGTILQVAPSPGISGEALLRAVQLWGAAEALRAAIGGPLPSSELADHEHRVTAVRAQLGEQAFAQAWEEGRRMTPEQALVACGNIPQASRGFLTS